Proteins encoded by one window of Porphyromonas vaginalis:
- a CDS encoding cobyric acid synthase: MNKLKPIMLVGTGSDVGKSIVATGICRILLQEGYKPAPFKAQNMSLNSYPTPEEGEIGRAQAVQAEACGIPCHTDMNPILLKPTADQTTQVILNGKAVGNQSARSYFNAEQRKPLFVEAMKAFDRLASQYNPIVIEGAGSISEVNLWPMDIVNMRVALRTGADVYLVADIERGGIFGSLYGTIELLPPAERAAIKGIIINKFRGDSSLFDSGREIIQELTKVPVVGLLPYLPNMQIDAEDGVSIDSYAAQPRPDTLNVAVVRLPHISNFTDFDSLRFISGVTLYFTSDAEALRQADIIMLPGSKNTIDDLLWLQAEGLDAVIQAHHKAGRPLYGICGGYQMMGLRITDSDGVEGEPRTVCGLGLLPTETTLQSNKAVRTSTFTYLPTGTPDCQGYEIHCGVTQPVDAPDSPVVMRAGETPDGYWVSPRLWGSYMHGIWDNEAIVQQILHEVAPDRTFHLERTFATREAAYDRLAEHMRQHLDIEYMLQSLRNV; encoded by the coding sequence ATGAATAAGCTAAAGCCGATCATGCTCGTCGGAACAGGCTCCGACGTAGGGAAGTCCATCGTGGCGACAGGCATCTGTCGTATCTTGCTGCAGGAGGGGTATAAGCCTGCTCCCTTTAAGGCGCAAAACATGTCGCTCAATAGCTATCCCACCCCCGAAGAGGGCGAGATAGGTCGTGCGCAAGCAGTGCAGGCGGAGGCGTGTGGCATACCTTGTCACACCGATATGAACCCGATCCTCCTCAAGCCGACGGCCGATCAGACGACGCAAGTGATCCTCAATGGCAAGGCGGTGGGCAATCAGTCGGCACGCTCTTACTTCAATGCGGAGCAGCGCAAGCCTCTCTTTGTAGAAGCGATGAAAGCGTTCGACAGGCTAGCGAGCCAGTACAACCCGATCGTGATAGAGGGTGCCGGCAGCATCTCGGAGGTCAACTTATGGCCCATGGACATTGTCAACATGCGGGTGGCACTGCGTACGGGTGCTGACGTTTACCTCGTGGCAGACATCGAGCGTGGGGGGATCTTCGGTAGCCTCTACGGGACGATCGAGCTCTTGCCCCCTGCAGAGCGCGCTGCGATCAAGGGGATCATCATCAATAAGTTTCGAGGCGACAGCTCGCTCTTTGACTCGGGGCGGGAGATCATTCAGGAGTTGACCAAAGTGCCAGTCGTGGGGCTGCTCCCTTACCTGCCCAATATGCAGATAGATGCTGAGGATGGGGTCTCCATCGATAGCTACGCTGCGCAGCCTCGACCCGACACACTCAATGTGGCAGTGGTGCGACTGCCTCACATCTCCAACTTCACCGACTTTGACTCGCTACGCTTCATCTCTGGCGTCACGCTCTACTTCACTTCCGATGCGGAGGCGCTGCGCCAGGCGGACATCATCATGCTCCCCGGGAGTAAGAACACGATCGACGACCTCCTCTGGCTACAAGCTGAGGGGCTCGATGCGGTCATCCAGGCTCACCACAAGGCGGGCCGGCCACTCTATGGCATCTGCGGCGGTTATCAGATGATGGGTCTGCGCATCACCGACAGCGATGGCGTCGAGGGCGAGCCGCGTACCGTCTGTGGTTTAGGACTTCTACCCACAGAGACCACGCTGCAGAGCAATAAAGCGGTACGTACCTCCACTTTTACCTACCTCCCTACGGGTACTCCCGATTGTCAGGGCTACGAGATCCACTGCGGGGTGACGCAGCCCGTCGATGCGCCCGACTCACCGGTAGTTATGAGGGCTGGTGAAACGCCCGACGGCTACTGGGTCTCTCCTCGCCTGTGGGGTAGCTACATGCACGGCATCTGGGACAATGAAGCGATCGTGCAGCAGATCCTGCACGAGGTAGCTCCGGATCGAACCTTCCACCTAGAGCGCACCTTTGCTACACGCGAAGCGGCTTACGACCGCCTCGCCGAGCACATGCGTCAGCATCTAGACATAGAGTATATGCTACAAAGTCTGCGTAACGTATGA
- a CDS encoding pyridoxal phosphate-dependent aminotransferase, translated as MIVGHGDDRYSYGALVRYDFSSNVPYRNHAGEIIDYLSGRLESLTHYPDPQAKELRELLAQHWHLDPDWLLVTSGSTEAFYLLAHLFAGGETLITVPSFAEYEDACQLYRHHITYIPTSDIASQSASVDLLWSALPNNPDGEISHRAALLNYCSAHPDSYVIVDEAYAELCAEPVTLLDEVTHHPNLIIVRSLTKSFALPGIRLGYIVAHPSLLARLEPLRSPWSVNALALEAGAYICQHYEQLLPDAAGLVREAQHLAHEEAQIAGVSLIPSPTPYFLACLDEDRGAAAQLKEYLVTQHGVLIRDAANFRSLTPRHFRLSVQSPEAGQALLRGLSSYL; from the coding sequence ATGATAGTAGGACACGGGGACGACCGATACAGCTACGGAGCGCTCGTGCGCTACGACTTCTCTAGCAATGTACCTTACCGCAATCATGCGGGCGAAATTATAGACTATCTCTCAGGGAGGCTAGAGAGCTTGACACACTATCCAGACCCTCAGGCGAAGGAGTTGCGGGAGCTCTTGGCACAGCACTGGCACCTTGATCCCGACTGGCTACTAGTGACCAGTGGATCAACGGAGGCTTTTTACCTCTTAGCGCATCTCTTTGCGGGAGGCGAGACGCTCATCACCGTTCCCTCCTTTGCTGAGTATGAGGACGCTTGCCAGCTTTATCGCCATCACATTACCTATATCCCGACAAGCGATATAGCCAGCCAAAGTGCCTCTGTGGACCTTCTCTGGAGTGCTCTGCCAAACAATCCCGATGGTGAGATCTCGCATCGAGCTGCACTGCTCAACTATTGCTCGGCGCATCCAGATAGTTACGTGATCGTGGACGAAGCCTACGCCGAGCTCTGTGCCGAGCCAGTGACGCTCCTAGACGAAGTGACGCATCACCCCAATCTGATCATCGTTCGTTCGCTGACCAAGAGCTTTGCGCTCCCAGGCATACGTCTCGGCTACATTGTTGCTCACCCCTCCTTGCTGGCACGCCTAGAGCCACTTCGCTCACCGTGGAGCGTCAATGCCCTTGCCCTAGAGGCGGGTGCTTACATCTGCCAGCATTACGAGCAGTTGCTACCTGATGCTGCGGGCTTGGTGCGGGAGGCGCAGCACCTCGCTCACGAGGAGGCGCAGATCGCCGGTGTCTCGCTGATACCCAGTCCTACACCTTACTTCCTCGCTTGTCTAGATGAGGACCGAGGCGCCGCCGCTCAGCTCAAGGAGTACCTCGTCACGCAGCATGGAGTCTTGATCCGAGATGCGGCCAACTTCCGCTCGCTCACGCCTCGCCACTTCCGCCTCTCGGTGCAGTCTCCCGAAGCTGGTCAAGCGTTGCTCCGTGGTTTGTCAAGCTACTTATAG
- the cbiB gene encoding adenosylcobinamide-phosphate synthase CbiB: protein MYPLLFGLLLDLLLGDPRWALHPIRLFGQLIAWGERWLNHPPHQKAKGTLLALTLVLGVWGFFYAVEWLLADYRYVLLAWQTIFFFFAICPRSLIGEALAVERYVVADDLEGARKRLSWIVGRDTSQLTFAQIRTAVLETLAENLSDGVIAPLCFYALGGVPLMMAYKMINTLDSMIGYKDQHYKDFGYFAARILDDAANYIPSRLTALLMLLVAPSRRAVRTVWRDARKHASPNSGYPESALAGILGVQFGGPNIYHGMLVEKPYIGTPIHPVTAQTLRRTIRIVIAVTLLASLLVLLTYLYR from the coding sequence ATGTACCCGCTACTCTTCGGCCTGCTCCTCGACCTGCTCCTCGGTGATCCCCGCTGGGCACTCCATCCGATACGACTCTTTGGGCAGCTCATCGCATGGGGCGAGCGGTGGCTCAACCATCCGCCCCATCAGAAGGCAAAAGGCACACTCCTCGCCCTCACGCTCGTGCTGGGCGTCTGGGGCTTTTTCTATGCTGTCGAATGGCTCCTAGCGGACTATCGTTACGTCTTATTGGCTTGGCAGACGATCTTTTTCTTCTTTGCGATCTGCCCGCGGAGCTTGATCGGCGAAGCCTTGGCGGTAGAGCGTTATGTGGTGGCTGACGACCTCGAGGGGGCTCGCAAGCGTCTCTCGTGGATCGTGGGTCGTGACACCTCGCAGCTCACCTTTGCGCAGATCCGCACCGCTGTGCTGGAGACACTTGCGGAGAATCTCTCCGACGGCGTCATCGCTCCGCTCTGCTTCTACGCTCTGGGTGGGGTGCCGCTCATGATGGCTTATAAAATGATCAATACGCTCGACTCCATGATCGGCTACAAAGATCAGCACTACAAAGACTTCGGCTACTTTGCGGCACGTATCCTCGATGACGCTGCGAACTATATTCCGTCTCGTCTCACGGCGCTCCTGATGCTCCTCGTGGCTCCGAGTCGGCGAGCCGTGCGCACCGTGTGGCGGGATGCACGCAAGCATGCTAGTCCCAATTCGGGCTATCCCGAGTCGGCTCTGGCGGGTATCCTTGGGGTGCAGTTTGGCGGGCCCAACATCTACCACGGTATGCTCGTCGAGAAGCCCTATATCGGCACCCCGATCCATCCTGTCACTGCACAGACACTCCGACGCACCATCCGCATCGTCATCGCTGTCACGCTGCTCGCCAGTCTACTCGTTCTCCTCACCTATCTCTATCGCTAG
- a CDS encoding DHH family phosphoesterase, translating to MSQLSNRPLSDTLDLTSLGGEGERRVVIVGHKSPDGDCIGSALALRSYLLARGANEVSIMVVGRMPDNLLWLPGAETIHQLSPQSDLEPIRHILAQARLLLLVDFNHLGRIGNPLEPLIAEVVRKPEVRSVMIDHHPEPEMGLVDEMYSDTSACATGFLIAELLGGESRELELHGGADMATCLLAATYTDTGLLRHGQITPTLFRTIAHLLEVGARHEEIVLRIFKSDKLSRQRLLGYIINERTTYDLDLGVAVFTLRQEDFDRFGIEPGDTEGLVNVPLDVAGIRAVAFLREQRDPDEPVKISLRSQGNLPVNEVASKLFDGGGHLNAAGAEYQGTLSDALALVWQGLRQLVQDYPGC from the coding sequence ATGTCGCAGCTGAGCAATAGACCTTTATCAGACACTCTGGATCTTACCTCCCTAGGAGGCGAGGGTGAGCGTCGTGTCGTCATCGTAGGACACAAGTCGCCCGACGGGGACTGCATAGGCAGTGCCTTGGCTCTACGTAGCTATCTGCTAGCACGCGGTGCTAACGAGGTCTCTATCATGGTCGTGGGGCGTATGCCGGACAACCTCCTCTGGCTCCCTGGCGCTGAGACGATACATCAGCTCTCACCGCAGAGCGACTTAGAGCCGATACGTCATATATTGGCTCAAGCTAGGCTACTGCTTTTGGTCGACTTCAACCATTTGGGGCGCATCGGCAACCCGCTTGAGCCCTTGATCGCTGAGGTCGTGCGTAAGCCCGAGGTGCGCTCCGTGATGATAGACCATCATCCAGAGCCTGAGATGGGACTGGTCGATGAGATGTATAGCGACACCTCGGCGTGTGCTACGGGCTTCCTCATAGCGGAGCTACTTGGTGGTGAGTCGAGAGAGCTAGAGCTACATGGCGGTGCCGATATGGCGACCTGCTTGCTGGCAGCGACCTATACCGATACGGGACTCTTGCGACATGGCCAGATTACGCCGACGCTCTTTAGGACCATCGCTCATCTCCTAGAGGTCGGTGCAAGGCATGAGGAGATCGTGCTACGGATCTTCAAGAGTGACAAGCTGAGCCGACAGCGCCTCCTCGGCTATATCATCAACGAGCGCACGACTTACGACCTCGATCTAGGGGTGGCGGTCTTTACGCTCAGACAGGAAGACTTTGACCGCTTTGGCATAGAGCCTGGAGATACAGAGGGTCTTGTTAATGTGCCCCTTGATGTGGCGGGTATACGAGCAGTTGCGTTCCTTAGGGAGCAACGTGATCCCGACGAACCAGTTAAGATCTCACTGCGCTCGCAAGGTAACTTGCCTGTCAATGAGGTGGCGAGCAAACTCTTTGATGGGGGCGGGCATCTGAACGCTGCAGGTGCTGAGTACCAAGGCACGCTGTCGGATGCGCTAGCACTCGTGTGGCAGGGACTGCGCCAGCTCGTACAGGATTACCCGGGTTGTTAG
- a CDS encoding DUF4827 domain-containing protein has product MKATNHTITTLVTLVLMLLLGQGALTSCRDKQHIKSLSEMLRDEKKMIDNFVQEQGMNVQEGAEEQREFDPNVWYKFPNGVYMQVLNKGGELAKPERTRVMLRMKGRFIAPNYNHAFDNLSKGYQQSTEFIYVNTRDRTGSVHYKLIQEQYGHSIDALMCEGVAYPLTMVGDGARIRLLVPFLLGPNVAYNAGAPMYCEEVWYQFVEEA; this is encoded by the coding sequence ATGAAAGCAACAAACCATACCATCACCACCCTTGTGACACTCGTCCTGATGCTCCTACTGGGGCAGGGTGCCTTGACCAGCTGTCGCGATAAGCAGCATATCAAGTCGCTCTCGGAGATGCTACGCGACGAGAAGAAGATGATAGACAACTTCGTCCAGGAGCAAGGAATGAACGTGCAGGAGGGTGCCGAGGAGCAGCGCGAGTTTGACCCCAATGTGTGGTACAAGTTCCCCAATGGCGTCTACATGCAGGTCCTCAACAAAGGTGGCGAGCTGGCCAAGCCTGAGCGTACGCGCGTCATGCTACGTATGAAAGGTCGCTTCATCGCACCAAACTACAACCACGCCTTTGACAACCTCTCTAAGGGTTACCAGCAGTCTACGGAGTTTATCTACGTCAATACCCGCGACCGTACGGGTTCTGTCCACTATAAGCTGATCCAAGAGCAATACGGCCACTCCATCGATGCGCTAATGTGTGAGGGCGTCGCCTATCCGCTCACGATGGTGGGCGATGGTGCTAGGATACGTCTTCTCGTTCCCTTCCTCCTCGGGCCCAATGTCGCATACAATGCGGGTGCACCGATGTATTGCGAGGAGGTATGGTACCAGTTTGTAGAGGAGGCCTAG
- the glmM gene encoding phosphoglucosamine mutase: MTVIKSISGIRGTVGGSPTDGFNPLTIAHFVVGYAQHIKLYESISRPTIVVGRDARLSGEMVQQVVIGTLLGMGCDVINIGLATTPTTEMAVLGHRANGGIIITASHNPIQWNALKFLGSDGTFLNADRGNEVLRLSEDHTVPFASVEDLGQVISTDSYLQKHIDAILALPEVDVEAIRKAELTVAYDPINSVGAIALPPLFEALGVKQWRGINDTPDGKFAHNPEPLPSHLVDLCELVRIARADVGFSVDPDVDRLAIIDETGHPFGEEYTLVSVADYLLGYHEGGNTVSNMSSTRALRDITEQHGGSYTPAAVGEVNVVKRMRETDALIGGEGNGGVIYPHLHAGRDALVGIALFLTHLAKSGETVSLLRKRYPDYAMCKRRVELPAGTDAVALFANLEREVASLKPLTEDGLKIDFDDSWVQVRPSNTEPIVRVYTEAPTEEAASALADEYVSLVEQQLARK; the protein is encoded by the coding sequence ATGACGGTCATCAAATCAATCTCTGGAATACGTGGCACGGTCGGAGGCTCTCCGACAGACGGCTTCAACCCACTGACGATAGCACACTTTGTCGTGGGGTATGCACAGCACATCAAGCTCTACGAGTCTATCAGCAGACCAACCATCGTGGTGGGACGCGACGCCAGACTATCGGGAGAGATGGTGCAGCAAGTGGTCATAGGCACGCTGCTTGGTATGGGCTGCGATGTAATCAATATAGGACTGGCTACGACACCCACTACGGAGATGGCTGTCTTAGGACACCGTGCCAACGGCGGAATCATCATCACCGCTTCGCACAACCCGATCCAGTGGAACGCGCTGAAGTTCCTAGGTAGCGACGGCACCTTCCTCAATGCAGATCGTGGCAACGAAGTGCTACGTCTCTCGGAGGATCACACCGTGCCTTTTGCTTCGGTAGAAGATTTGGGACAGGTCATCTCGACCGACTCGTATCTGCAGAAGCATATCGACGCAATCCTCGCACTGCCCGAGGTGGACGTGGAGGCTATCCGCAAGGCTGAGCTGACTGTCGCCTACGATCCGATCAACTCGGTCGGAGCTATCGCTCTGCCCCCGCTCTTTGAGGCACTGGGCGTCAAGCAGTGGAGAGGGATCAACGACACCCCCGACGGTAAGTTTGCGCACAACCCGGAGCCACTACCCAGCCACCTCGTAGATCTCTGCGAGCTGGTACGCATAGCACGTGCCGATGTAGGCTTTTCGGTCGACCCAGACGTGGATCGCCTAGCGATCATTGACGAGACGGGGCACCCCTTTGGCGAGGAGTACACACTGGTCTCTGTCGCTGACTACCTCCTAGGCTATCATGAGGGTGGCAACACGGTCTCCAACATGAGTTCGACACGCGCTCTGCGCGACATCACCGAGCAGCATGGCGGTAGCTACACGCCCGCAGCGGTCGGCGAGGTCAACGTGGTCAAGCGTATGCGAGAGACCGATGCACTCATCGGCGGCGAGGGCAATGGCGGTGTCATCTATCCGCATCTGCATGCCGGACGCGATGCGCTCGTCGGCATCGCGCTCTTCCTCACGCACTTGGCAAAGAGCGGCGAGACAGTTAGCCTGCTACGTAAGCGCTACCCCGACTACGCCATGTGCAAGCGTCGTGTGGAGCTACCTGCGGGGACGGATGCGGTAGCCCTCTTTGCAAACTTAGAGCGTGAGGTCGCCTCGCTGAAGCCCCTGACAGAGGATGGTCTGAAGATCGACTTCGACGACTCGTGGGTGCAGGTACGTCCCAGCAATACGGAGCCGATAGTCCGTGTCTATACGGAGGCTCCCACCGAGGAGGCTGCCTCGGCACTGGCTGATGAGTACGTCTCTCTCGTCGAGCAGCAGCTAGCCCGCAAGTAG
- the rlmD gene encoding 23S rRNA (uracil(1939)-C(5))-methyltransferase RlmD yields the protein MARGRKEPRYLDDVLIERMGAEGQCVAHVEDKVLFVPYAAPGDRCRIRVGRSKRSYMTGTIEELLEPSPLRVEPRCEVFGTCGGCKWQQLPYEEQLRGKAQQAADAMTRIGHIAIEETEPIVGCEDPWHYRNKVEFTFSKKRWLTEEELKSLPEEASEQELCGVGFHKAGMFDKVLDLHGVTCQIADPIASEIRDYLNDYCLARWEEYPYYDQRAHEGVMRTLLIRTTTLGGLMVLIAFAEGTEELRVQLLEALRVRFPQITSLYYMVNTKLNDSLADLPAQLYSGAPYIEEDMHGLRYRIGPKSFYQTNSRQAERLYEKVREYAQLTGDEVVYDLYTGAGTIANYLAQSCRSVIGIEYVPEAVEDAFVNRDQNGIVNSTFYAGDMKAILTDDFVAAHGRPDVLVTDPPRAGMDAPVVEVILRAAPQRIVYVSCNPATQARDLALLTAEGQYRAVKACAVDMFPHTHHVETVALLSKLNTEHHLDIEIGEDED from the coding sequence ATGGCAAGAGGTCGCAAAGAGCCTAGATATCTAGACGATGTACTCATCGAGCGGATGGGTGCCGAGGGGCAATGTGTAGCACATGTCGAGGACAAGGTGCTCTTCGTCCCCTATGCGGCACCAGGTGACCGCTGTCGCATACGTGTAGGTCGCTCCAAGCGGAGCTATATGACAGGCACCATCGAGGAGCTGCTAGAACCTTCGCCACTGCGTGTGGAGCCTCGCTGTGAGGTCTTTGGCACTTGTGGCGGCTGCAAGTGGCAGCAGCTACCCTACGAGGAGCAGCTTCGTGGCAAAGCGCAGCAAGCTGCAGACGCGATGACCCGCATCGGACACATAGCAATCGAAGAGACCGAGCCGATTGTAGGTTGTGAGGATCCGTGGCACTACCGCAACAAGGTCGAGTTCACCTTTAGCAAGAAGCGCTGGCTCACCGAGGAGGAGCTCAAAAGCTTGCCCGAGGAGGCGAGCGAACAGGAGCTTTGCGGGGTGGGCTTTCACAAGGCTGGTATGTTTGACAAGGTACTAGACCTGCATGGCGTGACTTGTCAGATAGCCGACCCGATAGCTTCGGAGATACGAGACTATCTCAATGACTACTGCCTAGCGCGCTGGGAGGAGTACCCTTACTACGACCAGAGAGCGCACGAGGGTGTGATGCGAACGCTCCTGATCCGCACCACGACCCTGGGCGGGCTGATGGTTTTGATTGCTTTTGCTGAGGGCACCGAGGAGCTGCGCGTACAGCTCCTCGAGGCACTGCGTGTGCGCTTCCCCCAGATCACGTCACTCTACTACATGGTCAATACGAAGCTCAACGACAGCCTAGCCGACCTCCCAGCGCAGCTCTACAGCGGCGCGCCATACATCGAGGAGGATATGCACGGCTTGCGTTACCGTATCGGACCTAAGTCCTTCTATCAGACGAATAGTCGGCAGGCGGAGCGACTCTATGAGAAGGTGCGTGAATATGCTCAGCTCACGGGCGATGAGGTGGTCTACGACCTCTACACAGGTGCTGGGACGATTGCCAACTACTTGGCACAAAGCTGTCGTTCTGTCATCGGGATCGAGTATGTGCCAGAGGCTGTCGAGGATGCGTTTGTCAATAGAGACCAGAATGGGATTGTCAATTCCACATTCTACGCTGGAGATATGAAGGCTATCCTGACAGATGACTTCGTCGCAGCGCATGGTCGTCCTGATGTTCTGGTGACCGACCCGCCACGTGCAGGTATGGATGCGCCCGTCGTAGAGGTAATCCTGCGGGCGGCTCCACAGCGCATCGTCTATGTCAGTTGCAACCCTGCGACCCAGGCACGAGACTTAGCTCTTCTTACGGCTGAGGGGCAGTACAGAGCCGTGAAGGCTTGCGCTGTCGACATGTTTCCCCATACGCATCACGTGGAGACGGTAGCTCTGTTGTCCAAACTAAATACAGAACATCATTTAGATATAGAAATAGGGGAAGATGAAGATTAA
- a CDS encoding Csac_0668 family 2Fe-2S cluster-binding (seleno)protein produces MKINNECCCGCKTEKPDQIKDNCPVCNNEGISVSKVTVEHLVVDDYRNAVNGDQYKICMNEDCDVVYYNLDNEIKFLKDQVRVPIWFKKDADPKYACYCSEVTENQVIEAVVKHGAKSVKEVNAITGAMKNSNCKENNPLGVCCHKIIQEAIDKGLKMK; encoded by the coding sequence ATGAAGATTAATAATGAATGTTGTTGTGGATGCAAAACAGAAAAGCCGGATCAAATTAAAGACAATTGTCCTGTATGTAATAATGAAGGGATTTCCGTTAGTAAAGTAACTGTTGAACATCTAGTGGTAGATGATTATCGTAATGCTGTTAACGGAGATCAATATAAGATTTGCATGAACGAGGACTGCGACGTTGTTTACTATAACTTAGATAATGAAATAAAATTCTTGAAAGACCAAGTTAGAGTTCCTATCTGGTTTAAGAAAGATGCAGATCCTAAGTATGCTTGTTATTGTAGCGAAGTAACAGAAAATCAGGTAATTGAAGCAGTTGTAAAGCATGGCGCGAAATCCGTAAAAGAAGTAAATGCCATCACTGGGGCAATGAAAAATTCTAATTGTAAAGAAAACAATCCGTTGGGAGTTTGTTGTCATAAGATTATTCAGGAAGCTATCGATAAAGGTTTGAAAATGAAATAA
- a CDS encoding CD225/dispanin family protein: protein MKQYYLVINGEKSGPFTIDQLATQQLTPETPVWTEGMSDWMPAQQVAELSSFFAPQTPGPEMAQPTVPPQAPAYNAAPSYGNPQPQTPNGQVMPPNYLVWSILVTLLCCLPGGIVAIVYSTQVSSRFLQGDYEGANASSRNARKWAIISAVAGAVIGIIYAIIIAVTGASAFALSQY from the coding sequence ATGAAACAGTACTATCTCGTCATCAATGGGGAGAAGAGTGGCCCGTTTACCATCGACCAGCTGGCTACACAGCAGCTCACCCCTGAGACTCCTGTATGGACAGAGGGCATGAGTGACTGGATGCCGGCACAGCAGGTCGCTGAGCTTAGCTCATTCTTTGCACCACAGACTCCAGGACCAGAGATGGCTCAGCCCACAGTTCCTCCACAGGCGCCGGCTTACAACGCTGCTCCTTCCTATGGCAATCCCCAGCCTCAGACGCCAAACGGTCAGGTTATGCCTCCCAACTACCTCGTCTGGAGCATCCTCGTGACGCTCCTCTGCTGTTTGCCTGGTGGAATCGTCGCCATCGTCTACTCAACGCAGGTCTCCTCTCGCTTCCTACAGGGCGACTACGAGGGTGCTAATGCTTCGAGCCGCAACGCTCGCAAGTGGGCGATTATCTCAGCCGTCGCGGGAGCAGTGATTGGTATCATATACGCAATTATCATTGCTGTCACAGGAGCTTCCGCCTTTGCCTTGAGTCAATACTAA
- a CDS encoding DUF4252 domain-containing protein: MKAYITHLSRLSIVTLTMLLLMGLPAVAQRGSARTRINTSRLMEIKNVDVIYISPAMLQSVPKASLKIDGADAMSGIMDGITSIHIYTSSDRKAIQELRRTFAPITELRNADLEQLMYVKNEDGVVNLIGQLQGDNASELYMIVTGDDEYTVINFSGSFSRRQLEKAVTQDNSRRHKR, from the coding sequence ATGAAAGCATACATTACTCATCTCTCACGTCTGAGCATCGTCACGCTCACGATGCTCCTCCTGATGGGACTACCCGCAGTAGCACAGCGTGGCTCAGCCCGTACACGTATCAACACGTCTAGACTCATGGAGATCAAAAACGTGGATGTCATATATATATCCCCCGCAATGCTCCAGAGCGTACCCAAGGCGAGCCTTAAGATAGACGGCGCTGACGCTATGTCAGGCATCATGGACGGCATCACATCGATACATATCTACACCTCCTCCGACCGCAAGGCGATACAAGAGCTACGTCGTACCTTCGCCCCTATCACAGAGCTACGTAATGCTGACCTGGAGCAGCTAATGTATGTCAAGAACGAAGACGGCGTCGTCAACTTGATCGGACAGTTACAGGGCGACAACGCCTCCGAGCTATACATGATCGTCACGGGCGATGACGAATACACGGTGATCAATTTCTCGGGGAGCTTCTCCCGTCGACAGCTCGAAAAGGCGGTCACCCAAGACAACAGTCGCAGGCACAAAAGGTAA
- a CDS encoding RNA polymerase sigma factor, which translates to MDGATFIQTYVPLRPTILQVCMALLSNEMEAEDVTQDVLIKLWEQRDHLEEVASPKAYAIRIARNKCIDTLRAPAQRLRNAEEPTELEMPLVTTTPQEQLIAQEQLARIDDWVATLPEQQQEVWRLRQELMLTNEETAQRMGLKEVTVRSMISRLRKEARKLFADMEA; encoded by the coding sequence ATGGATGGAGCCACTTTCATACAGACCTACGTCCCCCTACGGCCGACGATCTTACAGGTCTGTATGGCTCTTCTATCCAACGAGATGGAGGCTGAGGATGTGACCCAAGATGTGCTCATCAAGCTCTGGGAGCAACGAGACCATCTAGAGGAGGTCGCCTCACCGAAAGCTTACGCCATCCGCATCGCTCGCAACAAATGCATCGACACGCTACGGGCGCCAGCACAGCGTCTGCGCAATGCGGAGGAGCCCACAGAACTAGAGATGCCTCTAGTCACGACGACACCCCAAGAGCAACTCATAGCCCAGGAGCAGCTAGCACGCATCGACGACTGGGTCGCTACGCTTCCTGAGCAGCAGCAAGAGGTGTGGAGACTACGACAGGAGCTCATGCTCACCAACGAAGAAACCGCCCAGCGTATGGGACTCAAAGAGGTGACCGTCCGATCAATGATCTCACGACTGCGCAAGGAGGCACGAAAGCTTTTTGCAGATATGGAGGCGTAA